The window TATATAGGCTATCACGATACTAAAGTGCCACGAAAATATATTTACGCAGGTAGAATTGAAGATACGCCGCGCTGGGAAGAAGGAAGTGAGGTGGATGAAGATGCGATGGATCACTACTTTCTCAGAAGAATGACGCATCAGCGTGAGAAAggaaatgacgtcaaaataCGTTACGCTCACCGCAGTTCAAACGACACCCCGACCTTGGATCAAATGCCCTGGGAAGACAAAGATGTTGTGAAACCGGGACGGAAAGTGAATTTCTCGGTGGTTCAACAACCGCTAAAAGATCCTCTAAAGATTGAAGCCAAACTTAAAGTGGTTAAGCGCCTCACAATAACAATGCCCAAGGTCCCTCCGCCCAGCCCAGAACTACAGACCGGCAGACCGAGATCCAGAGGCAAAAGAAAAAGGATGACCGAGTTCAAAGACGAGTGTAAGAAATGCGCCGCTGTCGTGGAGAAATATCAGCAATCAAAGGTCGCGCTCAAATCAATGAATCCAGCGACCAATATTCCACGAGAGACCGTCCTTCCAGACATACCAAAAGAACCAGTACACAGCATGACTACTTTTGATTCTCACATCAATGAAGGTGCACTGAAAACTGCTGCGGATTTTCCAAAACAAGAAAAGGCAAAAACTGTGAACCCTGATTCTACCAGCTCCCTCGCAGATAAACTGATCGTGGCGCATGGAGCCATGAAAAAAAGACACAAGTGCCCGAAAAAAGAGGTAGTTATCGCGCCTTTTAAGGTTTCCATCAATGATAAAGCAAAGGATGTCCCCAATCGTAAAGTGGAAAATCGAAAACCCGCTTCCAGCGAGTATAACATGACTCAAATCACAAAACCTTTCACGTTTTCCTACGTACAGTCTGTTTCAAGCAAAGATGAAGCAAGGGAAACTGCAAAAACGCATCAGCCAAGCAAAAAGAGTAACTTGGAACAACTAGACGTATGCAACGAGGCACATAAACAATATACACAAAGCTTCAGCGGCAGCGCCCTTAAGCCTTCTTATATCAGTAACTTTGTGTCTGTAGATCAGTCAAAGCAAATTTATCAGGCGATCAACGGTAAACAAGAAGATGTTGTGGCGTCGGAAACAATCTCACTTGACAAGGCAACAGACTGCGATGCGATATTGGCCCCGATGACACCTTTGGGAAAAGTCAAGCCTAAAAGATCGGACCGAGTGAGGGTAAAGTTATTACCCAGCAGACAAAAGACGGAACCTACCGATGAAAAATAGGCGACATTTAATACGGCGATGTGATTGTCGGCTGAAGATATGAGGTCATGACCCCGACAAGGTGGTACGGATGCCGCGTTTCCATCATTATCAAGTAATAGCACAAACATCATTACAATGATTACGCAACAcattacaaacaaacaaagcccAATTCGCTCTGCTGAACCAGCAAAACAATTGCCACGTCAACTGACACCAACCAAACTCGTCCGACTGTACCGTCTTGAAATAGAATAGAATACAAACGTCCAAAAGATTTCATGGGCTATATTATGTTTCAGAGTAACAAGCTAAGTCTTTTTACTATAAATAGACTTGCATGTGTTTCTTTATAAACGTAAAATTAGTTGCTAATATCTGTATTCCATCGTCGTTGCAACATCTATTTGCGTTACAATGATTCTTTTTGATCTCAAATAAACATGCTGTTGCTTCAGAGCGAATTTATGTAAGTTAGATTGAGGTCGGAAAATAAACCGTTTTACGTTAGGAGGATTATAATTGCTCGCTTTGAAATATGCAATCTACAGTAATTCTAATACAATTAGTATGTAACCTTTAGATtaatgaaaatcaaaattaaatatattctAACGACGACCGTCTAAGATatagcaaaacaaaatataatgtATAATGCTTGGTATACCGATGTGTTGCGCTATAGAGCGATAATGATTAATGAAAATAGAAATGAACACATTTCATTGGTGTCATAGCTAATCAATCAATTTCAAATTAGTGTCTGAATACGCTGATAAGCAAAAAACATTAAGaactttgttttcaaacaagCATTTCAAAATCCAGTAGAAGTCGCTGTTTAGCCTTCCAGTCTTATTCTCCACCCACCAGTCTCTGCTTAGGAACTCTACATACACATAGCTATAAGGTGCATTGTTATGCCACTTAAAAATCTAATGGCTTCAAGCAACTGGCATTCCGGCAATGTACAGGTAACTTGCGGTCAAACGAATTAGTGACACCGGGAGACGTGTTAATTCCACGAGCAAAAAGCATACAAACGTTGATCAATACTCATTAGCGAGAATTTAGAAGGGTTCTGATTAGAAAATTGATCCGTTGAAGAATCTGGCTGCCAAGGAATTGTCACTAATAATTATGCAAAGGCACTACGTCACCATCCACTTGCCGAGAGACGTGCTTTGTAAAGTGAGTCGTGCACGCCGTGGGATTTAATGCTGTAAGAACTAAACAGGAATGCGAGGGGCGTTAGCgcgaatttttaaaatgaaatactgCAACCTATATACGAAAAGAAAGGCAATTTCCCACCAACGCATATTATACAAGCGGGTAATTGCGGATTTATTCAATTTCGTGACGTAAATAATTGACTTAAACATATTAATTGCTGTTGACAACCTTAAACTAccgaaaaaatgttttaaagtaaACCCCGAGGCAACGTAGTGCCAAAAACTCTGCGCAGGCTATTCCGCTAAAATCTACTTTGCGTGTTATTACCGGTATTCGCTTTCCAGTTTAAGAAGATCGAGTTGACCTTATACGCATTTAAAACAACACAACCATGTTTAATTTTCCGCCGAATTACAAGATCTTATTTTAACGACGCGCATAcacgaagcaaaatttttaaatattactgttaaagaaaaaagcGCGACTACGTCCGCCATTAAAAGTCTCGGTCGTGCTGCGAGTCGAGTCACTTTAGAACATCTCTTCCCAAAGACAATAGACAGGGGAAGCAGAGTCGTTATCGTTTGGCAGTAACGCGTCAAGCGGCTACCAGCGCTTCTTACCAGTGATTAAGTTGgcaattttagttttatttttgtgggCTGGATGCACGAAAATTTGCATCTTAAGACGGCAAAGGACAAGTGGTTTCGGACATTTTGGGTGAGTGTGTATGGGTGCTTTTTTGCTGCAGGTAAATGGCGAATCTGACGCAAAGTGGACCATTGCCTACATAATTGACCAACGCATAGTAATAGGTCCTGATGTACAAACATGAAAAAGTTGAGAAAGATGCATACAACGACATTGTAAAGAGCAAATAGCGCCGCCTGCATTCTATGCTGCTCTTTATAACAAATGTCAGCCGTGTAGTTCACACAGATTACATCAAAGTAATGTAAAGATAGTGATTACTTCAAAATTGCAAGTTGCAAGTGCATATAGACTATAGGCGAGGCTgttaattttcagaaaaaggCCCAAGGAGTCATATTGCTCTGTTAATGTTCTATCACAGAATGATAAGGATGTTAAAGTGTTCAAAGTCTCATATCTAACAAGTACGGTGACCGAATATCTGAAATGTCTTTATGTAACCTTTCATGTAATCTGCAAATGATAAATCGTCATTTTCTGCTATTGAGTGTATTAATAGAACGTATATTGCTTCATAACAATGATCAAAAGCGTTGACCTTTTACACTTGCTGGTATTCTGGTCAATTATCGCTTTTGAAATGTGATAGCGCAGTTGATCGAGCGTAATTGATCGTGTCAATACTACAGAGTAAAAACGCGCATgttctataaaaatatttaacatgaAGAAAGATGCAGAACTTTTACCTTTAGAATCAAGTATTTTAACACACCACTGCCATAGAAATGTTACATTTTAACTTTCATCATTCTACCCCTATTGGTCGCGCGACTTTACCATTCGATACAAGTGCTTATTGCTGTGCTGACGTATATCGTAAACGAAGAagtgatttgaaaaaaaactgaCGTGTCACCCCATTACCACGGCTATCGTGACAAACAACAGATTAGCAATACAACCATACCATGAAATTGACGTCAATAAATTATATGTAATGGATGATATAACTAGTTATAACTTAACGACAACGAACATAACTTAAACGAACTGTTAAGGCATTGGAGTCATGACCTGATTGTTTTCACTTACGTATTCTGTCTATAGGGGATATAGTTGCATTAATGTTATGCTGTGACACTATTTTCAGCGTGTATGTTTTCCTGTAGTTAGTAGACCTTAAATAGTGCCACGTCACAACATGTCTCTACAAAGGACTAGCAAATTAATTCAATACTGAAGCGTATACATACGATGTATGAAGTCGAATTTTGACATGcattgataattttattactTCAGCAAATTACATTATAACAGGCAAtttaacgttttaaaatttttatttccttgTTGCAAATAGGGCAATAAACCGGttctttagttttattacTCACAACAAGCCATATGCCAACTTTAACTAGAAAAACTCAAAACAAACGACCCAATCACCAGGCATTAGCAATTACTACGGCTGGACCAAAACAAACTCTCACATATGCAAGAGTTAAGTTCACTCTATCAAATAAGAGCTAGAAAGCCAGTTATTGGAACACAGTTAATGCATCATATTATGACGAAGTCAGGGCAAATGCTTTTCGTTAAATTGAGTATGGCGAGAAAATGTTCACATTTACGCAAAAGATGgtatatttaataaataacgCCTAGGGACATGTGCGTTTGACACATTATGGCTATCAGATCAGCCAACCTTCATCAACAGAGCCCGATATTGAAGAATAAATGCTTTGCGCTCGAAGTAGCAAAGTTCAAGTGTGGTCGAAGGGACATTTCGTAAAGATCAAAGTTAAGATCTTCGTCACAAACCAGCTAAGACACATGAACGCTTTGTTGCATTAACCAGTGAATTGATGATAACCGCTTGAGGTTGTCCCGCGTAGACAAGGTTGCAAATAGTTGATTTTTTAAGTATATTTGTACATTTACAGAATAAAGATTATATTGTATTATAAGTACATAGACatcatgaaaacttttttatattttatattcgCAGctgttttgttcaaaaaatgCATCTGTGGAAACTCGCCAAGCTGCTGCTGGTATTATGTTTTCCAGGGGCTATGACACTAAATTTAGCAGGTAAGGGGAGTTGCATTTAACATGCAAATTAATTTGGACAGAAATAGAAaccaaaagttaattttaaaagtaacattaCCGGTTTGGTGCTGTATTGAGCTTTATTCCATTACGGCTGTcgaattttaaaaagaaaaactcttCTACCAGCAGCGGTAATAAGTTTGTCGGTTATAGATTCCGTTATTTCTGTCTGCGTTAAAAGTCATAGTTTGCAAATAGCTACAAATCGTCTTGTGTTAATACGAACGATAGACTTTACCATAAAGAATTCGTAAAAAGCAACCAGGAAGtcttgaaattaatttttaattagcATCAGAGGGTCGTTAAAACCACATAAGCTGAACCGTAAAGATTTTCTGAGCAAAACTCaagcaaaatacaaaatttgtaCGTGATAATTATGATATTGGCCATATGGTTAATCCGTGGCGCAACGTACCAAAATAAATGTTCTAATTACGCAGCAAATTACAAAGCGGttaattaaaactaaaaactaaatGTGCTGTGGCATCAAATTTCGAAAACGGTCACGCAACTGAAAGCCCCTTCCATAGTTAGAATTTGAAGAATAGATCATTTGAAAacgtattttgcaaattatgaATGCAGCATCGTCAACGATAAAGAGtttcacaaacaaacaaacacaactTTGTTCGATGAAATAGGCAACTACTGCCACACGTTTTACCGCTAATGGACATGCAAACGTGCTGCATATACATTATTTGCGCATAACAATATCAATAAACGTGAATTTCGTATATGAAAAAGGTCAAACATTTTGTTGcctatgaaatattttgagaatTTGATTTCAGTTTTTGTCGCTTACATCAGAGCTAATATTTCATGTAACCTTGATTACACTGTCACAACTTTGGTAAGAGCGTTTTTTTGTACAATTTATACAACAATTTCCCCGATTGAAACcttgcttgttttatttgtaaactttCTCAGTTAACGTGACATTAACATCCTTACAAGACTGATCAGCTTGACGCAAATAAGCGTGCATAATCGGCCCATAGTGTTGTGATAACTTGAGACCAGTAGCACGGTTATACAAAGCAATACACGACTTTAACGGGTGTAACCATACATGTTCTAATCCAATTTATAATGCGTCACACCCATGCAAATTGGTAATTGGAGTAATGTGTATTTAGAAGTGGGTATTAAAGACAAGAATTTGGAAATGGGTTGGACCAAATACGCGCGTTAGAGACGGacaatgataaaataaatatccCTCATACTTGAAAATTGGTATTCCGGTTTGGTTAGAAAGTTTGGTATAGCTTATGATTACTGTAGATTGCTATTTTCAACAAACGTGCTTAGTTGCAAAGTCTGTTAAAATTGCATACTAGCCTACTACACGACTTTTCCGTAAAAGTTGGGTTTGAAATAAGACGACAGTCAAACAAAAGtcattgcaaaacaatttGGGCCGCTATGCAGGTCGTTTCAAATAACTTCCGCATAATAATTTTCCAATTTTCGTCATAGTTGGGCAACTTTTGCAGAATTGCCGCTTGATTTTGTCGGTAACGTGGTAAAATAACATCAATTCTTCGTAGCACACAGAAATTACAGACGCCGCAAATTGCAGACTTTTTTATACAAAAGCGATTGTGTAATTTGCATTGAGGCACGAAACATGATATCACATGTAAATCTTTCACCTTTCACAAAACCAATATCTGTCTGGCTATTTCAAGCGACTTTTGTGACGAATCCTAGCAAAGGAAATTTCGCTGTATAAGTGAAATAAAACCACGATTCAACCCAACAAATTACAAATCAATAACAAACGTGATCACTGAAACAGAGGTTAATTTTTGGGGAACGCATTTCAATATTACGAACAAACTTTAATGTCATAACCGGAATATGTTCAAAACAGTCTAAATAAATCTATCAAACCAATaggtttttgtatttttctataAATACGGTCTTGGTTTTATTCCATCCCTCAATGATctcattttaattgttttcattttttcccgTGTTGTTTTTAACTCCTTTGATGAAAGAAACATGGCCGCCTGATATATCGCAATGATGAAATCGTATTTGCACCTTGCTACAGAAATAATAGCACAACATTTTAAGACGTATTCCGGTAAACGTATAAGATCAGACCACAGCCTCGGCCGTGTATGCCTCGAAGGTATACCATCCCATCCATATGGAGGTACCTGCTGGTACCAAAGCCTGTCAGTAAATAActcaacaaaataacaaaacagcAATCAAAGCGGTATTAAACATTCTAAAAGGCCCCGGTAGTTCAACGCCATAAGCTTGGCTAGCAAAGCTGCCCTATCAGCTTGTTAAGTTTAGATTAAACGGTATTGCTCAAAATGTTCTCCTTTTAAACGAGAATTTACGGGTTGGGAATTTGGAACCCTATATCCACCACATTCAGATACTGCTGTTTGTTTAATTGCGAATGCTGCTAACCTTAAACCTCTTCACACGGTGCTGACAATATTATGCTGGTGCCTGGTATTGCTGCCTACATTTTACACCTTCGTTAATAAACTTGAAACGTCGCCACTATCTAAAGGAGAATATTTTTGCTCTGACAGAATTATCTGTACCATTCAGCTTCCACCGAAGTCCAGTTTGTCGACAGGTGGCAGCGAAAAGACCATGTTTTGTCGGATGGGGATCGGCGATTAATTGTTACGCGATAAACTGCTGCTACGAATTCAACCTCTTCAAGCCATGGCTATCCTGCTTTCATCCAAGTGAGTAACAGGAAAAGAAATTGAAGTTCTGATCGCGTTGTCGCTTAATGCAATGACTCTCAAGCACTATTCATCCGGGCATCAAGCACTGATTATCCGGGCATCAAGCACTGATAGGAAGTTATTGGGTGTGGCGTGGAAAAATTTCCAATTTAACTTGACTGGTACTGTATTGTGACTAAGTGGGCGCCGTGTGGTGAACAGTGGAAATGGGCATTTAAGAATGacgaaaaaagttaaaataagcaaaactGAATAAGCATTTCATATGGTgccgcaaaacaaaaattttgaggACCATTGGTTTATTGTACATTTACCACTGAAATAGGGACGCCTTGATACAAACTTTTCTAACGTAGCCTGAATCCTATTTTGCAAACACTGTGGTTATATTTAGTTTTAATGCAGGTAACCAGCAAGAGATTCAAGGCAGAGTGGCAGTCACAACAACGCCTCCAACAACGCCAAAATCATTTCTTTTTCCACCCCTTTACCTGTTGGGAAGAAATATAGCTCATACAAAGTAAGTCCTTGAAGCGAATCGGTGACGTTTGTTGCTACCGTCATAAAAtctttagtttttttaaaccTATATTAATTCTACCATTGGAACAAGATTAAAACGAAACAAGGCTACACGGTCAACGAAAGGTGGAATAACTCACAACGTATAACGAGCttataactacagtatataaaagaaaatcataaactTTTGATGAAACTATTTTGTTTACTATATTTTAGACTTGTTTCGATAATGGTATCACTCTCTAATTGGTGCATATTTGCATAAGTCAACGTTTTCCCATCACGTGATATGATACCATGCAATGTTCAACTAAAGCCAAATGCcattatattttatgtaattatATTATCATTATATTCTATACATTTGGGCTATACAGCTGCCGACGcacattttgtaaacaacaTCAACATATTAGTAAGGTGTTCCCACCCTAAAATTGTATTATTACGTAGTTCAGTAACCAAAAATTAGGCCGTTATTATTCATCAATTTGTCGTGGTTTTAGTCATTTGATGATCATAATTGCTtacataaacatttagcacGGTACCGGTCACCATCGCTACTACTACAACCAAAGTTCCCCAAACTCCAAGAGCTTTTGTATCAAGCATGTGAGTAAATGACAATAAATGCTGGTGCTTCATAAATGATCAATTTCTATCAGCATGTTCTTCACATAAAGGCCCTTTACGGATAAACTGATATTGTATTACATTTGAACAAAGTGATGTACTTACAGAAATAACCCTAGAAAATATAGCCAAACGGATGACCTTGTTGCCGCAATTTTGGCAAATTTGATCGAACAAGGCAGAAACAGCAAAAATCCCGAGTCGAGTTCGGTGAGCAATGCAGTGGCTCAACCTCAACAGACATTTGGGCCAACTGCTTCGATTCCCATCTCATTTTCAAACGTCGTTCAAGGCAATGGCCCATACATACGAGCCGTCACAGACTCGCCCACCACAACGAGCAACAAACATCTTCCCTCAAGCAATAATCCAGGCTCCAAGACAACTTGCGTACACGAAGCTATCAGATCTGATTGTGGATATCCAGGCATTAGCGCCCAAGAGTGCGTGGAACTTGGCTGTTGCTGGGATAGCAGACACGTTCGAAAAATTTGGTGCTTTTATCCTTCAGTTGTCATCCAGGAGGAACTTTATGTATCTCCTCCTCCGATTGAAGACGAAGACGAAACAAATCAAGGTACAGCGGGCATTCTAGAGTTTAAACATATAAACGGCCAACAAATTCGACTGCAAACagcttttgtattttatttatttatttatttattcagaGGGAAGTCCTGGTCCCAGAAACGAGAACGGCAGTGATAAGGATGAAGGCATCGTTGAACCTCCTCCGCCTCCTACTCTAACTAGAACAACTACAACAGCAGCAGCCGAAAACAAAGAAGAGGAGGAACTTttggaaaacatttcaaagGAAGAAGATTTTCTCGCCTTAGTGCAGGAAGAGTTATCAGGTCTAGGACAATATGCCTATGACAACACTACGACAGCAAACCCCTCAATACCAACGACACGGTCCCATTACTTCACCCGGTCAACCGAAAGTTCAgtagcaacaacaacaacgaCCTCTCCACAACAAAACCGCTTAAACGAACCCGAATGGCTTTTTCAACTGATAGCAAATGAAACAGCAAGTTCCTCGAAATCAACAACCACGACCAGAGAGGTAAGGACTTAGCCAATGCATATATTTGGTTGCATACGAGTAAGGATGATCCATTCAAGATACTCTGGGCATTTCagatttgaaaagttttaacgctCAGAAACCTTGCGCCAAAAATGCTTGAAGATTGCTGGAACAATGTTTACTGACACCAGTCACTAgttcacaaaaaaacaaaacatttcgaGCCTTTACAATGCATTCGCTTTCGAGTGATGCCGGTAGATTATTATACGTCATATTTGACGGGCTACGTATTTTGTGTTATATAATAAACTATCGTCCAGACTGGGTTGTTTATGCTGGTTATCCAGTTCATTGTGCTTATGAATATGATCATAATATCACTTTTATATTTACAGGACATTTTACCACCTTATACTGACGGCTTTAGTGATACATTAGGGAACACAACAACGGGAAACACAGGTCAGTGTTTAGATGAGCAAGTatagaaaataaacattttcagtaGCATAAATGGTTGGTGTTATTTTGTATAATCTGCTTTTAAAGATTTGCCCTTGGCACCGATCCTAACGCACGGGTCAAACGGTGTGCAGTCACCTCAGTCACTGGATGACATAGCCgcgtttttcaaacttttagaCGACTTGGAGAGAAAACGCCAGAAAGATGCGAAATCTCAAAGTCGAGTTTGCAAAGTGGACGAGCAAggtaaaatcaacattttatatCTTTGGTCTTTCACCTTTCATCCCAACTACCAACCGAGAATCCATGGCTACAAGGTAGCCAGCATTTAGAAACGAATGACAAGCTACCTTCATGAAACAGCACAATATAGTACATAATAAGAAGCACTTATACTTAcaataattttgataaaaattcacCCAACTTCTTGTTGACAGACTCCGGCGAAATATTTTCTCTTAACATTTAGCGCCGGCGCGCGATTTGTTTACCTTGTGATTGGCACACGCAAGCAAGTGAGGTAAACGCACATTTCAAATAGGGAACCTCGTGCTTTCGAGGTGAACATAAGCACCCCCGTATACTTCGGCCTTTTCAGTCTCCGGCATAACGTCATACTAATGTCCACACAACACCAAATCTTTAAATCAGTAAATGTCAAAGTAGTATAGTTGCggtatt of the Clavelina lepadiformis chromosome 7, kaClaLepa1.1, whole genome shotgun sequence genome contains:
- the LOC143465257 gene encoding uncharacterized protein LOC143465257 isoform X2 — translated: MPTTASPLKMSKLIGRLSQVQYVPIYDANRAKRRQQREIELHGNDSQGPASNPNRQQRDPYATYDFPSTYLGIRHPLPLPKVEATYDRSKLKQLAALKGDATHKGSRKMRKESASYDIPKLEEDIIKRSPRNQKLEKLMAIDTSNREPVATLHLPRIMKSFIPTVNRAGTNRAQGEGKSSWIDLMSNKAIKQVAPCTYKMASQKTNPLLSKVSVAEDETTTTKLFRRPLPPLQTTPSPTRLQKSRTENVWHPGDSHQLRKFREKEKNAKLKETKLPHHVEDASNKALETLLEKLDSTRKLNLPGDSVKRSKQVTNPSNKGIWESSSNKPKILRSRRRKRTESDRHFGSMKTGVVFNKLPSDLMGNLQRNFQNLEYYLGRVDKRRGAVDKENVVHIPTGRIEDTPRWEEGSEVDEDAMDHYFLRRMTHQREKGNDVKIRYAHRSSNDTPTLDQMPWEDKDVVKPGRKVNFSVVQQPLKDPLKIEAKLKVVKRLTITMPKVPPPSPELQTGRPRSRGKRKRMTEFKDECKKCAAVVEKYQQSKVALKSMNPATNIPRETVLPDIPKEPVHSMTTFDSHINEGALKTAADFPKQEKAKTVNPDSTSSLADKLIVAHGAMKKRHKCPKKEVVIAPFKVSINDKAKDVPNRKVENRKPASSEYNMTQITKPFTFSYVQSVSSKDEARETAKTHQPSKKSNLEQLDVCNEAHKQYTQSFSGSALKPSYISNFVSVDQSKQIYQAINGKQEDVVASETISLDKATDCDAILAPMTPLGKVKPKRSDRVRVKLLPSRQKTEPTDEK
- the LOC143465257 gene encoding uncharacterized protein LOC143465257 isoform X1, which produces MPTTASPLKMSKLIGRLSQVQYVPIYDANRAKRRQQREIELHGNDSQGPASNPNRQQRDPYATYDFPSTYLGIRHPLPLPKVEATYDRSKLKQLAALKGDATHKGSRKMRKESASYDIPKLEEDIIKRSPRNQKLEKLMAIDTSNREPVATLHLPRIMKSFIPTVNRAGTNRAQGEGKSSWIDLMSNKAIKQVAPCTYKMASQKTNPLLSKVSVAEDETTTTKLFRRPLPPLQTTPSPTRSLQKSRTENVWHPGDSHQLRKFREKEKNAKLKETKLPHHVEDASNKALETLLEKLDSTRKLNLPGDSVKRSKQVTNPSNKGIWESSSNKPKILRSRRRKRTESDRHFGSMKTGVVFNKLPSDLMGNLQRNFQNLEYYLGRVDKRRGAVDKENVVHIPTGRIEDTPRWEEGSEVDEDAMDHYFLRRMTHQREKGNDVKIRYAHRSSNDTPTLDQMPWEDKDVVKPGRKVNFSVVQQPLKDPLKIEAKLKVVKRLTITMPKVPPPSPELQTGRPRSRGKRKRMTEFKDECKKCAAVVEKYQQSKVALKSMNPATNIPRETVLPDIPKEPVHSMTTFDSHINEGALKTAADFPKQEKAKTVNPDSTSSLADKLIVAHGAMKKRHKCPKKEVVIAPFKVSINDKAKDVPNRKVENRKPASSEYNMTQITKPFTFSYVQSVSSKDEARETAKTHQPSKKSNLEQLDVCNEAHKQYTQSFSGSALKPSYISNFVSVDQSKQIYQAINGKQEDVVASETISLDKATDCDAILAPMTPLGKVKPKRSDRVRVKLLPSRQKTEPTDEK
- the LOC143465257 gene encoding uncharacterized protein LOC143465257 isoform X3; the encoded protein is MPTTASPLKMSKLIGRLSQVQYVPIYDANRAKRRQQREIELHGNDSQGPASNPNRQQRDPYATYDFPSTYLGIRHPLPLPKVEATYDRSKLKQLAALKGDATHKGSRKMRKESASYDIPKLEEDIIKRSPRNQKLEKLMAIDTSNREPVATLHLPRIMKSFIPTVNRAGTNRAQGEGKSSWIDLMSNKAIKQVAPCTYKMASKTNPLLSKVSVAEDETTTTKLFRRPLPPLQTTPSPTRSLQKSRTENVWHPGDSHQLRKFREKEKNAKLKETKLPHHVEDASNKALETLLEKLDSTRKLNLPGDSVKRSKQVTNPSNKGIWESSSNKPKILRSRRRKRTESDRHFGSMKTGVVFNKLPSDLMGNLQRNFQNLEYYLGRVDKRRGAVDKENVVHIPTGRIEDTPRWEEGSEVDEDAMDHYFLRRMTHQREKGNDVKIRYAHRSSNDTPTLDQMPWEDKDVVKPGRKVNFSVVQQPLKDPLKIEAKLKVVKRLTITMPKVPPPSPELQTGRPRSRGKRKRMTEFKDECKKCAAVVEKYQQSKVALKSMNPATNIPRETVLPDIPKEPVHSMTTFDSHINEGALKTAADFPKQEKAKTVNPDSTSSLADKLIVAHGAMKKRHKCPKKEVVIAPFKVSINDKAKDVPNRKVENRKPASSEYNMTQITKPFTFSYVQSVSSKDEARETAKTHQPSKKSNLEQLDVCNEAHKQYTQSFSGSALKPSYISNFVSVDQSKQIYQAINGKQEDVVASETISLDKATDCDAILAPMTPLGKVKPKRSDRVRVKLLPSRQKTEPTDEK
- the LOC143465698 gene encoding uncharacterized protein LOC143465698 codes for the protein MHLWKLAKLLLVLCFPGAMTLNLAELSVPFSFHRSPVCRQVAAKRPCFVGWGSAINCYAINCCYEFNLFKPWLSCFHPSNQQEIQGRVAVTTTPPTTPKSFLFPPLYLLGRNIAHTNTVPVTIATTTTKVPQTPRAFVSSINNPRKYSQTDDLVAAILANLIEQGRNSKNPESSSVSNAVAQPQQTFGPTASIPISFSNVVQGNGPYIRAVTDSPTTTSNKHLPSSNNPGSKTTCVHEAIRSDCGYPGISAQECVELGCCWDSRHVRKIWCFYPSVVIQEELYVSPPPIEDEDETNQEGSPGPRNENGSDKDEGIVEPPPPPTLTRTTTTAAAENKEEEELLENISKEEDFLALVQEELSGLGQYAYDNTTTANPSIPTTRSHYFTRSTESSVATTTTTSPQQNRLNEPEWLFQLIANETASSSKSTTTTREDILPPYTDGFSDTLGNTTTGNTDLPLAPILTHGSNGVQSPQSLDDIAAFFKLLDDLERKRQKDAKSQSRVCKVDEQDSCCRLDPTAPCCEFHLDRDFAHRAAPMTRIVGGGPAGQLRHSVAHLAKGHPVPKHFCGGILIDNQWVLTAAHCVLEYCHGFKPTTDLLVSLGKYHKSPFYRDRGQQDIGVSDVTCHQNHCKSSGQPRLNDVALLRLSRPAFITQYVTPAPMPAPFEAPLPNRNCVVLGFGLTQGSGYESVMKEVSVPMISNQRCNQPNWRNCVIRACMMCAGDVNIDPCDGDSGGPLFCPRSNGLYVLHGIYSWGRCGSEVRKPAVYTRASYFIDWISRIRQTFVGNFK